One window of the Trifolium pratense cultivar HEN17-A07 linkage group LG2, ARS_RC_1.1, whole genome shotgun sequence genome contains the following:
- the LOC123906480 gene encoding two-component response regulator 24-like, which produces MRIIKHESNDTPYAITALLVDGVTPTRRLEHHMFESIGIRTEPANSAEEAMQILSTGVNFDFIFVDFDLPITNGPQLMRQIRAMGIRSKMVGMLENYINNQNLQMFQQARADACITKPFNQESLQHMIGILQRIL; this is translated from the exons ATGCGAATCATAAAGCATGAATCAAATGACACTCCTTATGCCATCACTGCATTGCTAGTAGATGGTGTCACTCCAACCAGGCGTTTGGAGCATCATATGTTTGAATCAATAGGCATTCGAACAGAGCCTGCAAATAGTGCTGAAGAAGCAATGCAAATTTTGTCGACTGGTGTCAACTTTGACTTCATatttgttgattttgatttgcCGATTACCAATGGACCTCAG cTGATGAGACAGATACGTGCAATGGGGATTCGGAGCAAGATGGTGGGGATGTTAGAAAATTACATTAATAATCAAAATCTGCAAATGTTTCAACAAGCAAGAGCTGATGCCTGCATTACAAAACCCTTCAACCAAGAAAGCTTACAACACATGATTGGAATCCTTCAACGCATCTTATGA
- the LOC123906481 gene encoding alpha-mannosidase 2: MPSSSRRSGNWAQSVLPSSNPKSKIPRKGKRRTLLKDFIFSNFFIIGLLISLFLFIIILLRYGVPKPITSHFRNRSPRFRKAFTRKPLFGEIGNRSTTLFGGSATVDLTTKGLYDKIEFLDVDGGAWKQGWSVTYRGNEWDNEKLKVFVVPHSHNDPGWKLTVEEYYDRQSRHILDTIVETLHKDSRRKFIWEEMSYLERWWRDPSTTDVMKDTFINLVQNGQLEIVGGGWVMNDEANSHYYAIIEQIAEGNMWLNDTIGFVPRNNWAIDPFGYSSTMAYLLRRMGFDNMLIQRTHYELKKELAWHKNLEYVWRQSWDAEETTDIFVHMMPFYSYDIPHTCGPEPAICCQFDFARMQGFAYEQCPWGQYPVETTLENVHERALKLLDQYKKKSTLYRTNTLLVPLGDDFRYINVEEAEAQFRNYQMLFDYINSNPSLNTEAKFGTLEDYFLMLREEAERINYSSPGEVGSGLIEGFPSLSGDFFTYADRQQDYWSGYYVSRPFFKAVDRVLEQTLRATEMMVALTLGFCHRAHCEKFAMAFSYKLTAARRNLALFQHHDGVTGTAKDHVVMDYGTRMHTSLQDLQIFMSKGIEALLGIRYDKLDQSPSQYEPAIVRSKYDAQPVHKVLSIRDSYYHSVVFFNPLEQTREEVVMVVVDRPDITVVDSNMSCVQSQISPELRYHNSNIFTGKHRVYWKVSVPAMGLETYYIANGFVDCENAKPAKLKLFSKASSVTCPSQYSCGKIEGDVTEIENQHQKLTFDVRYGLLQKITAKNSSPNIVDEEIGLYASSGGAYLFKPSGEAQPIIEGDGLLLISEGPLVKEVYSYPKTAWDKSPISHSTRIYSGESAVQGLVIEKEYHVELTDHHFNDKELIVRYKTDIDSKKVFYSDLNGFQMSRRETYNKIPLQGNYYPMPSLAFIQGSNGRRFSVHSRQSLGVASLQSGWLEIMLDRRLVRDDGRGLGQGVMDNRVMNVVFHLTVESNISTTSNSVSSSFPLNPSLLSHRVGSHLNYPLHAFISKKSQDLSVKPPPRSFSPLAAPLPCDLHIVNFKVPKPLKFLQQPSEGSRFVLILHRLHYDSSYCRKGRSSQCTRLADDPVNLFSMFKDLTVFKAKATSLNLLHEDPEVIGFTEQFAEFAQEGHVSISPMEIQAYRLEMRTQQ; this comes from the exons ATGCCTTCTTCATCAAGGCGTAGTGGAAATTGGGCACAATCGGTTCTTCCATCttcaaatccaaaatcaaaGATACccagaaaaggaaaaagaagaacATTGCTTAAAgatttcattttttcaaatttcttcatCATTGGGTTATTGATTTCACTGTTTTTGTTCATTATAATTCTTCTCCGTTATGGTGTTCCAAAACCCATAACAAGCCATTTCAGAAACCGTTCACCACGTTTCAGAAAAGCTTTTACAAGGAAACCACTTTTTGGTGAAATTGGTAACCGTAGTACTACACTTTTTGGTGGTTCTGCTACTGTTGATTTAACCACAAAAGGTTTATATGATAAGATTGAGTTTTTAGATGTTGATGGTGGTGCTTGGAAACAAGGTTGGAGTGTTACTTATAGAGGGAATGAATGGGATAATGAGAAGTTGAAGGTTTTTGTTGTTCCTCATTCACATAATGATCCTGGTTGGAAGCTTACTGTTGAGGAGTATTATGATAGACAATCTAGACATATACTTGATACCATTGTTGAAACTCTTCATAAG GATTCTCGCCGGAAGTTCATATGGGAAGAGATGTCATACTTAGAGAGATGGTGGAGAGATCCTAGTACTACAGATGTCATGAAGGACACATTCATCAATTTAGTGCAAAATGGGCAGCTAGAAATTGTTGGAGGCGGCTGGGTGATGAATGATGAG GCCAATTCCCATTATTATGCTATAATTGAACAG ATTGCAGAAGGAAATATGTGGTTGAATGACACCATTGGGTTTGTTCCTAGAAATAATTGGGCCATTGATCCATTTGGTTATTCATCTACCATGGCATATCTTCTACGTCGTATGGGTTTTGACAACATGCTTATCCAGAGGACTCACTATGAGCTAAAGAAGGAACTTGCATGGCATAAGAATTTAGAATACGTATGGCGTCAAAGCTGGGATGCAGAGGAGACCACAGATATCTTCGTCCATATGATGCCTTTTTATTCTTATGATATACCTCATACATGTGGCCCTGAGCCTGCTATCTGTTGTCAGTTTGACTTTGCACGCATGCAGGGCTTTGCTTATGAACAATGTCCGTGGGGACAATATCCTGTGGAGACCACTCTGGAAAATGTTCATGAAAGGGCACTCAAGTTACTGGATCAATACAAGAAAAAATCTACTTTGTACCGAACAAACACTCTTCTTGTTCCACTTGGAGATGATTTTCGCTATATTAATGTTGAAGAAGCTGAAGCGCAGTTCAGAAATTACCAAATGTTGTTTGATTATATCAATTCAAACCCCAGTTTGAATACGGAGGCAAAGTTCGGTACTTTAGAAGATTACTTTCTAATGCTTCGAGAGGAAGCCGAAAGAATAAATTATTCATCTCCTGGTGAAGTTGGATCTGGTCTAATTGAAGGTTTTCCTTCCCTGTCTGGTGACTTTTTTACTTATGCTGACCGTCAACAAGATTACTGGAGTGGTTATTATGTTTCACGGCCTTTCTTTAAGGCTGTTGATAGGGTACTGGAGCAGACACTTCGAGCAACAGAAATGATGGTAGCTCTAACACTTGGTTTCTGTCATAGAGCACACTGTGAGAAGTTTGCAATGGCGTTTTCGTATAAGTTGACTGCTGCTAGAAGGAACTTGGCACTTTTTCAGCATCACGATGGAGTAACTGGTACTGCAAAAGATCATGTGGTTATGGACTACGGAACTCGAATGCATACCTCGTTACAGGACTTGCAAATTTTTATGTCTAAGGGAATCGAGGCACTTCTTGGAATCCGCTATGATAAATTAGATCAAAGTCCTTCTCAGTATGAGCCGGCAATAGTTAGATCTAAATATGATGCTCAGCCTGTGCATAAAGTTCTTAGTATCCGTGACAGTTATTACCATTCAGTTGTGTTTTTTAATCCTTTAGAGCAAACCAGAGAAGAAGTTGTGATGGTTGTCGTTGACCGTCCTGACATTACTGTTGTTGACTCTAACATGAGTTGTGTTCAAAGCCAAATTTCTCCTGAGTTGCGATATCACAATAGCAACATCTTTACAGGGAAGCACCGTGTTTACTGGAAAGTTTCGGTTCCTGCAATGGGGTTGGAAACATATTATATTGCCAATGGTTTCGTCGATTGTGAAAACGCCAAGCCTGCAAAGTTGAAACTTTTCTCCAAGGCTAGTTCAGTCACCTGTCCTTCACAATATTCTTGTGGAAAAATTGAAGGTGATGTTACTGAAATTGAGAATCAGCATCAAAAACTAACTTTCGATGTAAGATATGGTTTGTTGCAGAAGATAACAGCAAAAAATAGCTCCCCGAATATTGTAGATGAAGAAATCGGGTTGTATGCCAGTTCCGGTGGGGCATACTTGTTTAAGCCGAGTGGTGAAGCTCAGCCAATTATTGAAGGAGATGGATTGTTGCTGATCTCAGAGGGCCCTTTGGTGAAGGAAGTATACTCTTATCCGAAGACGGCTTGGGATAAATCCCCAATTTCTCACAGCACCCGAATATATAGTGGTGAGAGTGCAGTCCAAGGGCTTGTCATTGAAAAGGAATATCATGTTGAGCTCACTGATCATCATTTCAATGATAAGGAGTTGATAGTTAGATATAAAACTGATATTGACAGCAAAAAGGTGTTTTATTCTGATTTAAATGGATTTCAGATGAGCCGAAGAGAAACTTACAATAAGATTCCTTTACAAGGCAATTACTACCCTATGCCATCTCTTGCATTCATACAAGGATCCAACGGTCGACGGTTTTCTGTCCATTCTCGACAATCGTTGGGTGTGGCAAGCCTTCAAAGTGGATGGTTAGAGATAATGCTTGACCGCCGTTTGGTAAGAGATGACGGCCGTGGTTTAGGCCAAGGAGTGATGGATAACCGTGTAATGAATGTTGTCTTCCACTTAACAGTCGAATCCAATATTTCCACCACATCAAATTCGGTTTCAAGCTCTTTCCCTCTTAACCCTTCCCTCTTATCACACCGTGTTGGCTCTCACTTGAACTATCCATTACATGCATTCATTTCCAAGAAGTCGCAGGACTTGTCGGTGAAGCCACCGCCGAGATCGTTTTCTCCTCTTGCTGCTCCCTTGCCATGTGATCTCCATATAGTGAACTTTAAGGTTCCCAAGCCTTTAAAGTTTTTGCAGCAACCATCTGAAGGTTCTAGATTTGTTCTGATTTTGCACCGGCTACATTATGATTCTTCGTACTGCCGGAAGGGAAGGTCGTCACAATGCACTAGACTAGCCGATGACCCCGTGAATCTGTTCAGCATGTTCAAGGATCTTACTGTCTTCAAAGCAAAAGCAACTTCATTGAATCTTCTCCATGAAGATCCTGAAGTAATAGGGTTCACAGAACAGTTTGCTGAATTTGCACAAGAGGGGCATGTTTCCATATCTCCAATGGAAATACAAGCTTACCGGTTGGAGATGCGGACGCAACAATAG
- the LOC123906482 gene encoding mannose-1-phosphate guanyltransferase alpha-like, producing the protein MDSSEKVVAVIMVGGPTKGTRFRPLSFNTPKPLFPLAGQPMVHHPISACKRIPNLAQIYLVGFHEERDFALYVSSISNELKLPVRYLKEDKPHGSAGGLYYFRDIIMEDSPSHIFLLNCDVCCSFPLPSMLDAHIKYGGMGTMLVIKVSAESANQFGELVADPETHELLHYTEKPETFVSDLINCGVYIFTPDIFTAIEDVSVNREGRANMRRLSSFEALQSATRTLPKDFVRLDQDILSPLAGKKKLYTYETNDFWEQIKTPGLSLKCSELYLAQFRYTSPHLLASGDGKKNAKIVGDVYIHPSAKVHPSAKIGPNVSISANVRVGAGVRLISCIILDDVEIKENAVVINSIVGWKSSLGRWSRVQADGDYNAKLGITILGEAVTVEDEIVVVNSIVLPHKTLNVSVQEEIIL; encoded by the exons ATGGATAGTTCAGAAAAGGTTGTTGCTGTGATTATGGTGGGTGGACCCACCAAAG GTACTAGATTTCGACCTCTTTCATTCAATACTCCAAAACCCCTTTTTCCTTTGGCTGGACAACCAATGGTTCATCATCCAATTTCTGCTTGTAAAAGG ATACCAAATTTGGCTCAAATATATCTTGTTGGATTCCATGAGGAGCGAGACTTCGCTCTATACGTCTCTTCAATTTCGAATGAGCTGAAATTACCAGTAAG ATATTTGAAGGAGGATAAACCACATGGCTCAGCAGGTGGTCTTTACTACTTCAGAGATATTATCATGGAAGACAGTCCA TCACATATCTTTCTGCTAAATTGTGACGTTTGTTGTAGTTTTCCACTACCATCCATGCTTG ATGCTCATATAAAGTATGGTGGAATGGGGACAATGTTGGTAATCAAG GTTTCAGCTGAATCTGCTAACCAATTTGGCGAGTTGGTGGCTGATCCAGAAACTCATGAGTTGCTGCATTATACTGAGAAACCCGAGACATTT GTCAGTGATTTGATAAATTGCGGTGTATACATTTTCACACCTGATATTTTTACCGCCATTGAAGATGTTTCTGTGAACCGAGAAGGAAGAG CTAATATGCGACGTCTTTCCAGCTTTGAAGCTCTCCAATCTGCAACGAG GACTCTTCCTAAAGATTTTGTAAGACTTGATCAAGATATTCTATCACCTCTAGCTGGAAAGAAGAAATTGTATACATATGAGACAAATGATTTCTGGGAGCAAATTAAAACTCCAGG ACTGTCTTTGAAATGCTCGGAATTGTATCTTGCTCAATTCCGGTATACTTCCCCGCATCTTTTGGCCAGTGGAGATGGTAAAAAGAATGCTAAAATTGTTGGTGATGTATATATTCATCCATCTGCCAAAGTTCATCCATCTGCAAAG ATTGGTCCAAATGTTTCTATCTCAGCAAATGTTCGTGTCGGTGCCGGTGTTAGGTTAATCAGTTGTATAATCTTGGACGATGTTGAAATTAAG GAAAATGCAGTAGTCATAAATTCTATTGTTGGATGGAAGTCGTCGCTCGGAAGATGGTCACGTGTACAG GCTGATGGTGATTACAATGCAAAGCTTGGCATAACCATCCTAG GAGAAGCTGTGACTGTTGAAGATGAGATAGTGGTGGTAAACAGCATTGTTCTTCCTCACAAGACTCTTAATGTCAGTGTGCAAGAAGAAATCATCTTATAA
- the LOC123904016 gene encoding uncharacterized protein LOC123904016, with translation MDRSWMRANRLSTEYRHGVMEFLQFAESNAELERPPPEFPPLFLCPCINCANKEPKRTKKEIMNHLICDGICQNYTQWIWHGEVVATPSVSHRESGSVDIDDRLEDMMRDIGEDSFKRAHVYETLCSDKDEPLYPGCTNFTRLSAVLKLFNLKAKNGWTDKSFTELLELLIQMLPEGNVMPNRYYEAKKVLCPMGLEYEKIHACPNDCILYRKEFVNYNHCPTCKASRYKKKDGDSSDDEVTKTGPPAKVVWYLPIISRFKRLFANANDAKNLRWHAEERKCDGQIRHVADSLQWKKIDSLFPNLGIGILGLDVHTVLEF, from the exons ATGGACCGTAGTTGGATGAGAGCTAATCGATTAAGTACTGAGTACAGACATGGAGTGATGGAATTTCTACAGTTTGCGGAAAGTAATGCTGAACTAGAACGTCCTCCTCCTGAATTTCCTCCACTTTTTCTATGTCCGTGTATAAATTGTGCAAATAAAGAACCAAAACGTACTAAGAAAGAAATCATGAATCATCTAATTTGTGACgggatttgtcaaaattatacacaatGGATATGGCACGGTGAAGTAGTTGCAACGCCAAGTGTGTCCCATAGAGAAAGTGGTAGTGTGGATATCGATGATCGACTGGAAGACATGATGCGTGATATTGGAGAAGATTCGTTTAAGAGGGCGCATGTGTATGAAACTTTATGCAGTGACAAGGATGAACCATTGTATCCGGGATGCACAAATTTTACCCGTTTGTCTGCGgtgttaaaattgtttaatttgaaaGCAAAAAATGGGTGGACCGACAAAAGTTTCACTGAATTGCTTGAATTGTTGATACAAATGCTTCCAGAAGGTAATGTAATGCCAAATCGTTATTACGAGGCGAAAAAAGTATTGTGTCCAATGGGTTTGGAGTATGAAAAGATACATGCATGCCCTAATGATTGTATATTATACCGAAAAGAGTTTGTAAACTATAATCATTGTCCGACATGTAAGGCGTCTCgctacaaaaagaaagatggtgATTCTAGTGATGATGAGGTGACCAAAACGGGTCCTCCCGCGAAAGTCGTATGGTACCTACCAATAATTTCAAGGTTCAAGAGATTGTTTGCTAATGCAAATGACGCAAAGAATCTTAGATGGCATGcagaagagagaaaatgtgatGGCCAAATTCGCCATGTAGCTGATTCTTTGCAATGGAAGAAAATTGACTCTTTGTTTCCAAAtttaggaattggtattttaggattg gatgTGCATACTGTTCTAGagttttga
- the LOC123906483 gene encoding putative ripening-related protein 1, protein MKSFCPNVSFLLLFTLVLTSFVYSEAQKCRPNGRIRGKKAPPGQCNKENDSDCCVQGKLYTTYECSPSVSTNTKAYLTINSFEKGGDGGGPSECDNQYHSDDTPVVALSTGWFNHRSRCLNNIKISANGKSVVAKVVDECDSTKGCDEDHDYQPPCPNNIVDASKAVWKALGVPENQWGGLDITWSDV, encoded by the coding sequence ATGAAGAGCTTTTGCCCcaatgtttcttttcttttattgtttactCTTGTTTTAACAAGTTTTGTGTATTCCGAAGCTCAAAAATGTCGTCCAAATGGTAGAATTAGGGGAAAGAAAGCTCCACCGGGACAATGCAATAAGGAAAATGACTCTGATTGTTGCGTTCAAGGAAAATTATACACAACTTATGAATGTTCACCATCAGTGTCTACTAACACTAAAGCATATCTCACAATTAATAGTTTCGAGAAAGGTGGAGATGGAGGTGGCCCTTCAGAATGCGATAATCAATATCATTCCGACGATACTCCAGTAGTTGCACTTTCCACTGGATGGTTCAACCACAGGAGTAGGTGTCTTAACAACATTAAAATCAGTGCGAATGGGAAAAGTGTGGTGGCTAAGGTTGTTGATGAGTGTGATTCCACAAAGGGGTGTGATGAAGATCATGATTATCAACCTCCTTGTCCTAACAACATTGTTGATGCTTCCAAGGCTGTGTGGAAAGCTTTAGGTGTTCCTGAAAATCAATGGGGTGGCCTTGACATTACATGGTCAGATGTTTGA
- the LOC123906485 gene encoding histone H3.3-like, with protein sequence MARTKQTARRSTGGKAPRKQIATMAARKSAPTTGGVKKPHRYRPGTVALREIRKYQKTTELLIRKLPFQRLVREIAQDFKTDLRFQSHAVLALQEAAEAYLVGLFEDTNLCAIHAKRVTIMQKDVQLARRIRGERA encoded by the coding sequence ATGGCTCGTACTAAGCAAACTGCTCGCAGATCCACTGGTGGCAAGGCTCCAAGGAAGCAAATTGCCACCATGGCTGCTAGGAAATCTGCTCCTACTACTGGTGGAGTCAAGAAGCCACATCGTTATCGTCCTGGAACCGTTGCTCTTCGTGAGATTCGTAAATACCAGAAGACTACTGAACTTTTGATCCGTAAGCTTCCTTTCCAGCGTCTTGTTCGTGAGATTGCTCAAGATTTCAAGACTGATCTGCGATTCCAGAGCCATGCTGTTCTTGCTCTTCAGGAAGCTGCTGAGGCTTATTTGGTTGGATTGTTTGAGGACACCAATTTGTGCGCAATTCATGCTAAGAGGGTGACGATCATGCAGAAGGATGTTCAACTTGCACGCCGTATTCGTGGTGAACGTGCTTAG